The Pyrus communis chromosome 8, drPyrComm1.1, whole genome shotgun sequence region AACTAAGTATTGTGTGATATTCTGGACTCTCGCAAAAGACTTACTTGTCACAAAATTGCCATAAATCTATCCTCGTATTATTGTATAATTCAGTCTTAAAAATTTGAGGTTTTTGAAGTCACTAGTTGGTGGTTAACAACATCCATTCTCTTTATCAGGCGGCTGGGTTGGTTACTTCTCTTATGATACAGTACGTTATGTTGAGAAGAAAAAGCTGCCATTTCCGAGTGCACCACCAGATGACAGAAATCTTCCTGATGTTCATCTTGGTCTTTATGACGATGTGATAGTGTTCGATCATGTGGACAAGGTACTGTGATTTTCATGCTAGATTTtagtgaagaaaatatataaattggAAACACTTTGATTCAAATGCATGTCAGCATAATGACATCTGCTTTTTTTCtgttaaaatagttttttttttcttcctagttACTCGCTCTTATgcttattctttttcttcaaagttcttgtttgttttttccGCCACGTTGAATCAGAATATTTGCATCCTACTCCATTACTGAACTAGGAGAATTAGTTAACTGCATGCTTTggttgtaaatttttattttaacaaatagGGTGCTACTGTTGTGGCTATAACCATTTCTATTTTACAATTTTGTCTACTATAGAAAGCACATGTAATTCACTGGGTGCAATTAGATCAATATTCTTCTGTTGACGAGGCCTTCAATGATGGAATAAATAGATTGGAAACATTGCTATCTAAAGTGCATGACATTATCACGTGAGTAATCAACTCCTTTCTTTCACAtttctcttctatttttttgttgAGTTTCTATTCCCCTCCTATATTCTTACTCATCCCTCCCTCTTTAATACCAGTTTTAATCATAAATTATTCAAAGGTCAATTTTAACTCGAGGCTGCCTCAGGGCTGGGGGAATTAATTCTCCATACTtgttaattacttttttttaaaaataaaaaacttaaggTTGATGTAAAAATGTACCGACTGTCAATTTCAGCCCGAGGCTGCCTGCAGGTTCAATAGAGTTCAACACTCAACTTTTTGGTACTAAATTGGAGGACTCAAGCTTGACAAGTGAGGAATATAAGGAGGCAGTTTTGGAAGCTAAAGAACACATTCTAGCTGGGGACATATTTCAGATTGTATTAAGCCAGCGTTTTGAGAGGCGAACATTTGCAGACCCATTTGAAATTTACCGAGCATTGAGGATAGTTAATCCAAGTCCATATATGACTTATTTACAGGTTTGCCTCGTTTTCAGTGAGTCATTGGTGCCAATCTACTTGTTCACCTTGTAATTCTGAGATTATACGAGTATATACTTCCATGATCAGGCTAGAGGCTGTATTCTGGTTGCTTCAAGTCCAGAAATTCTGACACGTGTCAAGAAGGTGAGTAAAGGAAGTCCAAAAAATTTTAACATCTGAGTGTTCATCTTATTCTGTTGCTAGCTCCTAAACCTCTACGATGGTTCCTACAAGATGTCCTacattttatgttttctttggTCCCTTTTGTTTTCCTACTATAGTGTTGTAGTTGTCATTAGCAATAAATTGCTGAgattttcatttcttatttttgttattaGAAAACGATCACCAACCGGCCTCTTGCTGGGACAGTTAGAAGAGGAAAAACACCTAAAGAAGATTTAATGCTGGAAAAGCAGCTTTTGAATGATGAAAAGCAATGTGCAGAGCATATTATGCTTGTAGACTTGGGAAGGAATGATGTTGGGAAGGTTTATAATCTTTCCTTTCTCGTATTTGTATGATTATTACTGTATGTTGAACTTTATTCTCCAGAGTGTAATACCATGCATATGCTAAATTTTATTCTCCCTGGTATCTATTTTCAGTCCATGGCGGGTAAAAAGTATTTCACTGATGTATATTTCAGCATTAGCTTAATAAGTTCACACTTGGTGCCTTGTCTGTTCATGGCTTACGTGACAATATTTATAAGAATTTCATCATAATCTGTTTCTTTCATTTAGTATATTGTGGCCATAATAATGCGATTGATAATTTGTTCATGCAGGTCTCAAAACCTGGTTCTGTCAAGGTTGAGGAGCTCATGAACATTGAGCGTTATTCCCATGTCATGCACATAAGTTCAACAGTAAGTATCTCCTTTCGGTGATACACATAATAAGTAACCTAATATCTATAACGATTGATGACACATCCGCGCATCTGTAGACATTAGTTTCAGAATTTATTTTCTCATGGGGTCTATATCTATTGTCATGAGTGTAATGTATGTACTCAACAACCAATTGAATTAAGGGACgaaactttaatttaattgtaggTTACTGGAGAGTTACTTGATGATTTAACTAGCTGGGATGTTCTGCGTACTGCGTTGCCGGTTGGGACAGTCAGTGGAGCACCGAAGGTTTTCTTCATGAGccctttttaatttgtttgttggcattcttgttttatttcttattaattagctaaattGATCCTAGATTTAATTAACCTGTATAATCCTATGAGTACAAACCATGAGGATTAACCTAATTAGTTAGGAAACGGTTTATTACACCACTATTGGTTGATATATGGAACCTGATGTCATGATTTCCTAATCTATCTTATACGGACTCGCTTAGGATTAATTTTTTGAGATTCTGCATTCTTAGCTCTACTGCAATGCAGGTGAAAGCCATGGAGCTGATCGATAAGCTAGAAGTGACTAGACGTGGTCCATACAGTGGTGGCTTTGGGGGGATTTCGTTTTCTGGCAACATGGACATTGCCCTTGCTTTGAGAACTATTGTTTTCCCAACTAGCTTTCGGTATGATACAATGTATTCATACAAGGATGCAAACAAGCGCAGAGAGTGGGTTGCTCATCTCCAAGCCGGGGCAGGAATTGTCGCTGACAGTGATCCAGCCGATGAGCAGAGGGAGTGCGAGAACAAAGCTGCTGCTCTTGCGCGCGCTATTGATCTGGCGGAGTCCTCGTTCGTTGATAATTGAATGCGTTTTTTGCTCGCATACAGAATCTGGTTTGTAATatatttcaagttttccttggcAGTTTTAGCCGTGAGTTGAGGTGAGTCTTCTTTTTGTATGAATAATGTGAGtttaatatatatttcaatAGTTCTATGTGTAAGAATCCTGCGAAAGTTTCAAATTCTTTTCACCTTTGATTGTTTATTGGCCAACGTTGCaaacttttcatttttgttgttaGGGTTTTTGAAACAATTTGCAAGTGAGACCTATCAAATTTTCATAAACATTTCTATTGGTTTTCCGGTGAGAATTGTGTGAAAATCAGGTCATACAAGAGAGCAAAAACAAGAGCGACATTGCATAAACGAAGGTTCAAACTATGAACATACAGTAAACATGATATACATTTTCTAAAGGGAATCACCACATTCTGTCGTTTTGCAATCTTGGAGTCCAGGTTTAATTCAACACTTGAGAAAGTTTCTTTTAGAAGCAACACATGCGCAGCAACTTGAAAACTTTTGAAGCTCTATGCATCCCTAAGGGCATGATGAAATGGTAATCATTTGATAAGACATGATTAGCAGATAAGATCATCTTGCAATACTAATTAAACAAATCGAATCTAGACCGCTTGAGATCGATTAGTAAACAACAGAGGGTTTTCGATACTCTGGTCTTACAACATTCAACCATGATCATAGATTCACAGTTCCACAGAAATGAAatcatcatccatattttacaAACTAAACATGATCATATATTTCAAGCCTTCTGAGAGATGGTAGCTGTGCCAATGCTGGCATTGAAAACCAATGTTCACAATCCACAAGTCGAAGAGTAACAAGATGAGAGAACGAACAAGTCATCTCCTAACCGATTTGGAATTTTTGTAGCTCCGTATCTTTCTATCGCAAATACTTTCAAGTTTATATGGGACATTAGTACCTGTAAAATTTGTTATTATGTGAACATTAACATTTGAAACATGTTTATGATTTAAAATTTACACAGCCAGAtcgtaaataaacacatatacgAACGTTGACGAATTACGTACCATTGCAAATCATATCTCTCAGTCATACTGATCAACCAATATTTCGGGGATGTGAGAAATCTTGGGCCAATCTTCTCCTGTGTTTCTGTGGCACCGTTGTGATAGCAAATCACACTTGTAGATTCGTAGACGAGAAAGAGAAGTGGGTAGCCCTTCATCTGGCAAGCTCTGGAGTCGAGGACAAAAAGAAATCCTCAACGACTCGAGAGAGATGAGGTGTCTTAACGCCTTGCCGTCAATGGTTTTCAGATTCGGATGATGGAGGATTCTGAGAGAAGTGAGAGTGGTTGGCAGCAGCCCCTCTTCTGGAAATGATTCgccaatttcttcttcttcacattTTGAGAAGTCGACACCCAAGTATTTGAGAGAGGTGAGCGTTTGTAGACCCCACCGCATACGGTTTGCCATCAGTTTTTTACAACTGAAGATAGTGAGGTCACACAATTTAGACGGCAATCCCCCTTCCGGAAATGATTCCAATTCTGGACAATGGCGTATATACAAAGACTCGAGAGATGGGAGAGAGATTTGCATCTCCTCTGGCAGTGACCTGAATTCGTTACATTCTTTAATTTGCATCGTCTTCAAGTTGGGCACTCGCAGTCCTCCTCCATGGGGGAAACCCACAAATTCTGGGCACTCCTTTATCTTCAAATAATCGAGGGATGGGAATTCAGATTCTTCCGGAAATGATTTAAATTCTTTACACCATTTTATCCGCAGATACCGAAGAGACGGGAGAGAGGCCTGCATCTCCTCTGGCAGTGAGCTGAATTTGTTACATTCTTTGATTTCCATCGTCTTCAAGTTGGGCGCTTGCAGTCCTCCTCCATGGGGGAAACCCACAAATTCTGGGCACTCCGTTATCTCCAAATAATCGAGGGATGGGAATTTAGATTCTTCCGGAAATGATTTAAATTCTTTACACCCTTCTATGTGCAGAGACTGAAGAGACGGGAGAGAGGCCTGCATCTCCTCTGGCAGTGAGCTGAATTTGTTATATTCATTAATTTCCATCATCTTCAAGTTGGGTGCTTGCAGTCCTCCTCCATGGGGGAAACACACAAATTCTGGGCACACCGTTATCTCCAAATAACCGAGGGATGGGAATTTAGATTCTTCCGGAAATGATTTAAATTCTTTACACCCTTCTATGTACAGAGACTGAAGAGACGGGAGAGAGGCCTGCATCTCCTCTGGCAGTGACCTGAATTCGTTACATTCTTTAATTTCCATCGTCTTCAAGTTGGGCGCTTGCAGTCCTCCTCCATGGGGGAAACCCACAAATTCTGGGCACTCCGTAATTTCCATCCTCTTCAAGTTGGGCGCTTGCAGTCCTCCATGGGGGAAACCCACAAATTCTGGGCACTCGATTATCTTCAAATCATCGAGGGATGAGGATTTAGATTCTTCCGGAAATGATTTAAATTCTTTACACCTTCCTATGGACAGAGACTGAAGAGACGGGAGAGAGGTGTGCATCTCCTCTGGCAGTGACCTGAATTTGTTACATTCATAGATTTCCATCTCCTTCAAGTTGGGCGCTTGCAGTCCTCCTCCATGGGGGAAACCCACAAATTCTGGGCACTCCATTATCTCCAAATAATCGAGGGATGGGAATTTAGATTCTTCCGGAAATGATTTAAATTCTTTACACCCTTCTATGGACAGAGACGGAAGAGATGGGAGCGAGATTTGCATATCTTCTGGCACTGACCACAAGTTTTTAAAACGGCACATAGATATCTCCTTCAAGTTGGGCGCAAGCAGCACTCCACCACCCACAAAACATACCAGATTCGGGCAATCTGATATTTCCAACTCACGGAGCAATGGGAGTTCAATATTGAATTTATTGCATTCATGCGAACAAGCAAGGGATTCGATATTAACTTGCTGCAAACTCAGCCGCTCAAGTCTTGGGAAGTAGTCTAACGGTATTTTCCCCGTTAGTTTGGGACAATAATGCAGACGAAGCTCGCAAAGATTAGGAAAATGTCCGCCTTGTTCTTCTTCACCTCCAGGGAAACACCACTCTTGCCATTCCCGCATACTGCGGAAACTCAGAAACTCCAGAGATTTAAATGCAGGTTTAATTCCCCCATAAAACTCAGACCCCACTAATTTCACTTTATTCAACCCATGAATTTCAAGACTTTTGAGGGACGTTAGCTGCCCCAATGCTGGCAGGGAGAAACAATATCCACAAttctcaagttggagagtgatGAGATTAGAGAAAGACTCATCTCCTAACCAACCTGGAAACTTTTTACCTCCGTATCCTTTTATAGCCAGTACCTTTAGGTTTGTATTGGGCTGCAGGTTGCCCAGCACTCGGCTATCGTTTTCAGAATCAGCAGTGTCACCTTCCCATTTCAAATGTATTTCACTGAGCTTCTTGTCCCTCAGTTTGGCCTCCAAAGCATGCTCAGCATGTTTGATATTTTGAAGCCCTGAAATATGAAGATTTCCACTCAAATGCTGAAACCCCTTTAACTCAGCAATGTATCCCCCATCATCTTTGCTCAAGACAAACTCACCTCCAAATGTTTGGAGATCTTTCAACTTGCCCATGTGGGGGggcatcttttttattttcgtaCCTTTGAAACCAAGATGGCGCAAGTTGATAAGTCTTCCCAAATTGGTGGGCAACTCAGTTAGATCTTTACAATACGACACCAACAACGTTTGTAAATTATACAAACTGCATACCGTGTCTGGTAATTTCTTTATTGGATTCTCACACAAGTTGAGGTACCGCAGATGCTTCAAGTTGCTAATCCAATCAGGCAACTCGCTGATATCATACCCACGTAGTTTGAGTACTCTTAAACACTGTAGCTTAAAAAGGCGATCAAGTCGTACCGTCTGCAATGAATAGGGATCGCCAAAAATGAAGGTGCGCAGATACTTAGCTTCATAAATAGTGTCAAATCTCTCATAATCAACATTAGATGAATATtgcaaataagaaaaatgatgACCCTTGCTCACGTCCAATGAGAAGTCATGGTCTTCCAATCTAATGCAAAATTCCCCGCATACGTAAGTTGCCAAATCATGCATCAGATCATGCATGATGAAACAATCATTTGAAGACGAGTGTTGAAAAAATGACCGTGAGATTAGATCATCAAAGTATTTCTCTCCAACATCTTCCAACCTAGTCTTCTTTTGGGGTTGTAAAAGATCTTCGGCCATCCACAACAAAATTAATTCAGACCTGTTAAATTTATGATCTTTGGGAAATATGGAACAATAAGCAAAACAAAGCTTCAGCTTCGGAGACAAGTACTGGTAGCTTAGCCATAGAGCCGGCAGAATGTCAATCTTGTCATCTGACAACTCCCATATGTCACTTTTTAGCACATTTTCCCATTCCTTCACATTTGATTCAGAGCGTAAGAGATCACCAAGAGATTTTGCAGCTAAAGGAAGGCCTTTACACTTGCTAACAATTTGTCTTCCAATTACCTCAAGATTTGGATCTACAACACCACTTGCATCTTTGGAGGCATGTTTTGCAAATAAAAACCAACAGTCTTCCTCAAGTAAGTGCTTTAAATAGTGGGTTTGAATAGTACCCATTGTAGATGCAACGCCATCATTCCTTGCGGTGACAATGATCTTACTTCCATGAGCTCCAGACTCGAAGGGGCGCCTTAAGGAATCCCAAATATTGTTTTTCTCATTCCAaacatcatcaagaacaaaaagaaacttCTTCCCCGCCAAAGCATCTTTGAGTTTGACTTGAAGCTGGTTTAGGTCTGTCATATCACAGGTTTGTGAAATGACTGACGTATAAATTTTTTGTGTGATCTTAACAACGTCAAATTCATCAGAAACACAAACCCATGCCTGGAGCTCAAAATGCTGCTTCACTCTATCATCATTGTATAAGAGCTGAGCAAGGGTGGTCTTTCCGATCCCACCCATGCCCACGATGGGAATGACGCCAATCTTATTACAAGTAACATCATCTGATAGCAACAATTGAATGATGGTTTCCTTCTCATGATCTCTTCCATACACATCAGAGCCTTCTACTAAAGAAGTTGAAGGCTGTGAGATTTTGTGTCTACTACCTCTTTTCAAATCAAGGTTATCTTTTTGTTCTAGAATGAAGCTTAGCCTCTCAAGAATTTCCTTTATCTTGCTGTCTACAGACTCATCAAAAGCATGAAAAGAAGCAGAGATGAGGTCTTGCACCTTGCTTGTGCTACTTCCAAATTCAGCTTCCATTTTCCGCCTCAACGCTTCCGTCTTGATCTCGTCCAGTAGGTCTTCAGCATCAAGGACTGCCTCTTTAAGCTCCTGCAGCCACAGCCTCACATGTGGGTCACGTAATTGCTTTTGCTCGGCATCATCATAAACTGCACTGACAGATATCAACTTGATCCTCAACTTCCTCAGCAACCCATCAGTCAGTTTCTTTCCTCTGATGAAGTTCCTGACCTCCTGAGAATCCAACTTCACAAATACTTGCTGGAAGAAACCCGAGAGAGCGGCTCCACCTACCACCGCCAACACCATGATCAATCTCTTCTTTGCAAATGGAATTGAGTTTTGCTGGGGGAAGATAATCACAAATTAGCTAGCAATATCAATGTAACGAAAACTATGGTTCGTTTTCGCTGCAAATAAACTAATTCAAATCGAGAGTTATTGGATTGATATTAAATAAAGACTGACTTTATTATATTTAAAGATTTAACACAAAAGTAGATGCGTTTGGAGTCATTTCTCGTTTGGCATTTCTCGTCGGCTGCCTTACACTCCACTTTTTAGAGCAACCCTACCCCTAAATGTCCCCATGTGCTATAGGCAACCCAATCTGCCAAAGTGAATGGTAAGTTAGGAATTGTCTCTAGTAAACAGTAACTGTTCCGGTGCATCTCCATCAAATAGCCCAAGTT contains the following coding sequences:
- the LOC137741657 gene encoding putative disease resistance RPP13-like protein 1, translated to MVLAVVGGAALSGFFQQVFVKLDSQEVRNFIRGKKLTDGLLRKLRIKLISVSAVYDDAEQKQLRDPHVRLWLQELKEAVLDAEDLLDEIKTEALRRKMEAEFGSSTSKVQDLISASFHAFDESVDSKIKEILERLSFILEQKDNLDLKRGSRHKISQPSTSLVEGSDVYGRDHEKETIIQLLLSDDVTCNKIGVIPIVGMGGIGKTTLAQLLYNDDRVKQHFELQAWVCVSDEFDVVKITQKIYTSVISQTCDMTDLNQLQVKLKDALAGKKFLFVLDDVWNEKNNIWDSLRRPFESGAHGSKIIVTARNDGVASTMGTIQTHYLKHLLEEDCWFLFAKHASKDASGVVDPNLEVIGRQIVSKCKGLPLAAKSLGDLLRSESNVKEWENVLKSDIWELSDDKIDILPALWLSYQYLSPKLKLCFAYCSIFPKDHKFNRSELILLWMAEDLLQPQKKTRLEDVGEKYFDDLISRSFFQHSSSNDCFIMHDLMHDLATYVCGEFCIRLEDHDFSLDVSKGHHFSYLQYSSNVDYERFDTIYEAKYLRTFIFGDPYSLQTVRLDRLFKLQCLRVLKLRGYDISELPDWISNLKHLRYLNLCENPIKKLPDTVCSLYNLQTLLVSYCKDLTELPTNLGRLINLRHLGFKGTKIKKMPPHMGKLKDLQTFGGEFVLSKDDGGYIAELKGFQHLSGNLHISGLQNIKHAEHALEAKLRDKKLSEIHLKWEGDTADSENDSRVLGNLQPNTNLKVLAIKGYGGKKFPGWLGDESFSNLITLQLENCGYCFSLPALGQLTSLKSLEIHGLNKVKLVGSEFYGGIKPAFKSLEFLSFRSMREWQEWCFPGGEEEQGGHFPNLCELRLHYCPKLTGKIPLDYFPRLERLSLQQVNIESLACSHECNKFNIELPLLRELEISDCPNLVCFVGGGVLLAPNLKEISMCRFKNLWSVPEDMQISLPSLPSLSIEGCKEFKSFPEESKFPSLDYLEIMECPEFVGFPHGGGLQAPNLKEMEIYECNKFRSLPEEMHTSLPSLQSLSIGRCKEFKSFPEESKSSSLDDLKIIECPEFVGFPHGGLQAPNLKRMEITECPEFVGFPHGGGLQAPNLKTMEIKECNEFRSLPEEMQASLPSLQSLYIEGCKEFKSFPEESKFPSLGYLEITVCPEFVSLPEEMQASLPSLQSLHIEGCKEFKSFPEESKFPSLDYLEITECPEFVGFPHGGGLQAPNLKTMEIKECNKFSSLPEEMQASLPSLRYLRIKWCKEFKSFPEESEFPSLDYLKIKECPEFVGFPHGGGLRVPNLKTMQIKECNEFRSLPEEMQISLPSLESLYIRHCPELESFPEGGLPSKLCDLTIFSCKKLMANRMRWGLQTLTSLKYLGVDFSKCEEEEIGESFPEEGLLPTTLTSLRILHHPNLKTIDGKALRHLISLESLRISFCPRLQSLPDEGLPTSLSRLRIYKCDLLSQRCHRNTGEDWPKISHIPEILVLMSHINLKVFAIERYGATKIPNRLGDDLFVLSSCYSSTCGL
- the LOC137741656 gene encoding anthranilate synthase alpha subunit 2, chloroplastic-like isoform X2; its protein translation is MRVLICTIDFTAADESEKFVEASKKGNLIPLSRSIFSDHLTPVLAYRCLVKEDDRDAPSFLFESVEPGSNDSNVGRYSFIGAQPSIEIVAKENMVTIMDHREGCRTEEIVEDPMTVPRRIMEGWTPQLLDELPEAFCGGWVGYFSYDTVRYVEKKKLPFPSAPPDDRNLPDVHLGLYDDVIVFDHVDKKAHVIHWVQLDQYSSVDEAFNDGINRLETLLSKVHDIITPRLPAGSIEFNTQLFGTKLEDSSLTSEEYKEAVLEAKEHILAGDIFQIVLSQRFERRTFADPFEIYRALRIVNPSPYMTYLQARGCILVASSPEILTRVKKKTITNRPLAGTVRRGKTPKEDLMLEKQLLNDEKQCAEHIMLVDLGRNDVGKVTGELLDDLTSWDVLRTALPVGTVSGAPKVKAMELIDKLEVTRRGPYSGGFGGISFSGNMDIALALRTIVFPTSFRYDTMYSYKDANKRREWVAHLQAGAGIVADSDPADEQRECENKAAALARAIDLAESSFVDN
- the LOC137741656 gene encoding anthranilate synthase alpha subunit 2, chloroplastic-like isoform X1; the protein is MRVLICTIDFTAADESEKFVEASKKGNLIPLSRSIFSDHLTPVLAYRCLVKEDDRDAPSFLFESVEPGSNDSNVGRYSFIGAQPSIEIVAKENMVTIMDHREGCRTEEIVEDPMTVPRRIMEGWTPQLLDELPEAFCGGWVGYFSYDTVRYVEKKKLPFPSAPPDDRNLPDVHLGLYDDVIVFDHVDKKAHVIHWVQLDQYSSVDEAFNDGINRLETLLSKVHDIITPRLPAGSIEFNTQLFGTKLEDSSLTSEEYKEAVLEAKEHILAGDIFQIVLSQRFERRTFADPFEIYRALRIVNPSPYMTYLQARGCILVASSPEILTRVKKKTITNRPLAGTVRRGKTPKEDLMLEKQLLNDEKQCAEHIMLVDLGRNDVGKVSKPGSVKVEELMNIERYSHVMHISSTVTGELLDDLTSWDVLRTALPVGTVSGAPKVKAMELIDKLEVTRRGPYSGGFGGISFSGNMDIALALRTIVFPTSFRYDTMYSYKDANKRREWVAHLQAGAGIVADSDPADEQRECENKAAALARAIDLAESSFVDN
- the LOC137741656 gene encoding anthranilate synthase alpha subunit 2, chloroplastic-like isoform X3, producing MEIGNPSRFGSRQLPLTLPTPSMVSVKFHNRVSSSLSLLRATPRVRTLRCSGLSSSSLADESEKFVEASKKGNLIPLSRSIFSDHLTPVLAYRCLVKEDDRDAPSFLFESVEPGSNDSNVGRYSFIGAQPSIEIVAKENMVTIMDHREGCRTEEIVEDPMTVPRRIMEGWTPQLLDELPEAFCGGWVGYFSYDTVRYVEKKKLPFPSAPPDDRNLPDVHLGLYDDVIVFDHVDKKAHVIHWVQLDQYSSVDEAFNDGINRLETLLSKVHDIITPRLPAGSIEFNTQLFGTKLEDSSLTSEEYKEAVLEAKEHILAGDIFQIVLSQRFERRTFADPFEIYRALRIVNPSPYMTYLQARGCILVASSPEILTRVKKKTITNRPLAGTVRRGKTPKEDLMLEKQLLNDEKQCAEHIMLVDLGRNDVGKVSKPGSVKVEELMNIERYSHVMHISSTVTGELLDDLTSWDVLRTALPVGTVSGAPKVKAMELIDKLEVTRRGPYSGGFGGISFSGNMDIALALRTIVFPTSFRYDTMYSYKDANKRREWVAHLQAGAGIVADSDPADEQRECENKAAALARAIDLAESSFVDN
- the LOC137741656 gene encoding anthranilate synthase alpha subunit 2, chloroplastic-like isoform X4, which encodes MIEMLQVFCLSQLSRVPTTPMFFIGAQPSIEIVAKENMVTIMDHREGCRTEEIVEDPMTVPRRIMEGWTPQLLDELPEAFCGGWVGYFSYDTVRYVEKKKLPFPSAPPDDRNLPDVHLGLYDDVIVFDHVDKKAHVIHWVQLDQYSSVDEAFNDGINRLETLLSKVHDIITPRLPAGSIEFNTQLFGTKLEDSSLTSEEYKEAVLEAKEHILAGDIFQIVLSQRFERRTFADPFEIYRALRIVNPSPYMTYLQARGCILVASSPEILTRVKKKTITNRPLAGTVRRGKTPKEDLMLEKQLLNDEKQCAEHIMLVDLGRNDVGKVSKPGSVKVEELMNIERYSHVMHISSTVTGELLDDLTSWDVLRTALPVGTVSGAPKVKAMELIDKLEVTRRGPYSGGFGGISFSGNMDIALALRTIVFPTSFRYDTMYSYKDANKRREWVAHLQAGAGIVADSDPADEQRECENKAAALARAIDLAESSFVDN